CGGGTGTTTTTTATGATATTTTTATAAAAGGGGTTTGTTTTTTAGGTATTCTGTTTTTTTATCGTTAGCTTAGTGTTGCTTAATCAATTAAAAAATAAAAATATGAAAAAAATTACTCTTTTATGCTTGTTTTTTTTAATGTCTTTTGCAGTTGAGGCGCAAATTGTGCTCACACATTCTAATTCGCAGGCAATCAATGGAAATACAGTAGCTTGTGGTAACAGTACTACGGCAACATCCAGTGACAACAGGTATTACAGAAGTTTTAACCTGAATGCATTGGGGGTTACGGCTGCTTTTAATTTGTCGGCGATCCAGTTTGGCGTTAATTCCCTGACCGGAGCCAGCAGTTATGTAGTGACCGTTAAGGCATACAGTACAACGGCTGCTTTCCCTGCAGGGTTCCCGAATACCGGATATACTTTGTTAGGACAGGCGGATTATACCGTTCAGACTGCAAATGTAGGGACTATTGTTTCCGTTCCGTTAACGGCTACAGTTCCTGCAAATGCAACGTTAATCGTAGAAGTAGGATATGCCGCAGCGGCAACCGGATCCGGTATCCGAATCATTTTAGGATCCAATTCGGCCGGACAAACAGGACCAAGCTATATTGCTTCGACCACCTGTTCGATAATAACGCCAACAGATGTGGCAGCGGTGGGAACCGGTTTTCCAAATGTACACATGGTTATCAATGCAGTAGGAACGACATTGGGTGTTAATGAATTTGCCTCAAAATTAGTAATGGTTTATCCTAATCCGACGTCAGGATTGTTTACAGTAGAGCTGCCAAACGAATTGGAGATCCAGAAAGCAACGCTGGTTGATATCACCGGTAAACAATTTGCTTTAAAAACCAATACAGGAAGCAAAATTGATATTTCCGGTTTTGCAACGGGTGTTTACCTGTTGAATCTGGAAACTGCTGAAGGAAACTTAGTGAAAAAAATCGTGAAACAGTAAACGTTTCCCGCATGACAAAAAGTAAAGAAGCGCCCGGACAGGCGCTTCTTTTTTATTTTATTTTTACCGAATCCGGTACTAAAACAGTATAATCACCGCCGTTACGGATAACATCGCGGACAATGCTGGAACTGATATAGGAAGTACTGGCAGCCGTTAATAGAAATACCGTTTCAATATGGGATAACTTTCTGTTGGTATGGGCAATTGCTTTTTCAAATTCAAAATCCGCCGGATTGCGAAGTCCGCGGAGAATAAACTGTGCGTTTAACTTCTGGCACAGGTCAATTGTTAATCCCTGATAGGTCACTACCGAAACTTTCGGTTCGTTTTGAAAAGCATCTTCAATGAATTTTTGACGCGTTTCTAAAGAGAACATGTATTTTTTTTCGGCATTGACCCCAATGGCAACGATGATTTCATCAAATAGCGGAAGGGCTCTTTTAATAATATCATAATGTCCCAGAGTGATCGGGTCGAATGAACCGGGAAATATTGCTTTTCTCATTTGGTTGGTTTTTTGCGTTGGAATTATTGTAATGCTAATACGATAGCATTGTCAAACAATTCGGTTAAAGAAATTCCTGCTGCTTTTGCCTGTTGCGGTAAAATACTTTCGGTTGTTAATCCGGGAATTGTATTCATTTCCAGCATATACGGTTCGTCGTTAACAATGATAAACTCACTACGGGAAAAACCTTTCATTTTTAAAACATCATAGGCGCGTTTGGCTACCGCGCTTACTTTTTCGGTCATTTCCGGTGAAATTCTTGCCGGAGTGATTTCCTGGGATTTGCCCAGGTATTTTGCTTCATAATCAAAGAAATCATTTTCAGAAACGATTTCCGTTATCGGAAGTACCGTAGTCACCCCTTTATAGTTGATTACACCCACCGAAACTTCGGTTCCGTCCAGAAAGCTTTCAATGATAATTTCGTTATCTTCTTTATAGGCGTTTGCAATTGCCGGTAATAATTCTTCCACCGACTTTACTTTGGAAATTCCAAAGCTGGAACCGGCTTTGTTTGGCTTTACAAAACAAGGGAGTCCTACGGTTTTGATGATTGTTTGCTCGTCAATGCTATCGCCTTCGTTTAAGTAAAAAGAAGTAGCCGTTTTGATGCCGTATGGTTTTAAGACGGATAGCAGATCTCTTTTGTTAAACGTTAAAGCAGCCTGGTAATAATCGCAGGACGTTTGCGGAATACCTAATAATTCAAAATAAGCCTGCATTAATCCATCTTCGCCCGGAGTTCCGTGTATCGCATTGAAAACCACATCAAATTGTAATTTTACACCATTATACTCCACAGAGAAATCATGACGGTTTACCGGAAATTCAGCATTATTTTCGTCTA
This region of Flavobacterium inviolabile genomic DNA includes:
- a CDS encoding D-alanine--D-alanine ligase, with the translated sequence MKNVAIIMGGYSSEYQISLTSGNVVYKFLDQSKYNAYRIHIFKDKWVMVDENNAEFPVNRHDFSVEYNGVKLQFDVVFNAIHGTPGEDGLMQAYFELLGIPQTSCDYYQAALTFNKRDLLSVLKPYGIKTATSFYLNEGDSIDEQTIIKTVGLPCFVKPNKAGSSFGISKVKSVEELLPAIANAYKEDNEIIIESFLDGTEVSVGVINYKGVTTVLPITEIVSENDFFDYEAKYLGKSQEITPARISPEMTEKVSAVAKRAYDVLKMKGFSRSEFIIVNDEPYMLEMNTIPGLTTESILPQQAKAAGISLTELFDNAIVLALQ
- a CDS encoding T9SS type A sorting domain-containing protein; this translates as MKKITLLCLFFLMSFAVEAQIVLTHSNSQAINGNTVACGNSTTATSSDNRYYRSFNLNALGVTAAFNLSAIQFGVNSLTGASSYVVTVKAYSTTAAFPAGFPNTGYTLLGQADYTVQTANVGTIVSVPLTATVPANATLIVEVGYAAAATGSGIRIILGSNSAGQTGPSYIASTTCSIITPTDVAAVGTGFPNVHMVINAVGTTLGVNEFASKLVMVYPNPTSGLFTVELPNELEIQKATLVDITGKQFALKTNTGSKIDISGFATGVYLLNLETAEGNLVKKIVKQ
- the coaD gene encoding pantetheine-phosphate adenylyltransferase; translation: MRKAIFPGSFDPITLGHYDIIKRALPLFDEIIVAIGVNAEKKYMFSLETRQKFIEDAFQNEPKVSVVTYQGLTIDLCQKLNAQFILRGLRNPADFEFEKAIAHTNRKLSHIETVFLLTAASTSYISSSIVRDVIRNGGDYTVLVPDSVKIK